In a genomic window of Oncorhynchus kisutch isolate 150728-3 linkage group LG9, Okis_V2, whole genome shotgun sequence:
- the LOC109896379 gene encoding dual specificity tyrosine-phosphorylation-regulated kinase 4: protein MIIGIHPGYNAMFPEIHIKTEKPDAYSQQHKLQPECTRLGSSRAYQQQQNCGSGKGTLPKLDTKPLVVNNVKYHHLSESILPNITSKGLQNTCDRQLSGTRHQESFQDERSQSSTVESLPESINRKNNQEQERNIEGHNLPMSPAEVLKAFKDRLTEHEQEEVMDYSEVWYLGLDAKKMEGSPSLPHNSGYDDESGGYLKVAHDHIGFRFEVLEVIGKGSFGQVLKCLDHKTNELVAIKVIRNKKRFHHQAMVELKILDALRRKDRDNKHNIIHMKEHFYFRNHLCISFELLGVNLYELIKKNNFQGFSQILVRRFAYSLLKCLQMLHKEKIIHCDLKPENILLSHKGQGNIKVIDFGSSCYEQQRVYTYIQSRFYRSPEVLLGHPYSMAIDMWSFGCILAELYTGFPLFPGESEVEQIACIMEVLGMPPNDFLSTATRKKHFFDSKGNPRNITNSRGRKRRPNSKDLASVLKTNDPVFLDFIKRCLTWDPKKRMTPDEAMQHEWIQEARSNKFRPKTRTVRRPSESLSNVENHKIEQHIPHNPALINKIVDKAFYSPFSNATDRPKRENSVKLASAERLRPMGASAEGQMGEGKTKSTRAVSSSKQEVPRERSVHIVIRPRLEHTVDADRDSLEPQQGLSPIT, encoded by the exons ATGATAATTGGAATTCACCCGGGTTATAACGCAATGTTTCCAGAAATTCATATCAAG ACAGAGAAGCCCGATGCCTACTCCCAGCAACACAAACTCCAGCCTGAATGCACACGCCTTGGGTCCAGCCGGGCCTACCAGCAGCAGCAG AACTGTGGCTCGGGCAAAGGCACCCTGCCCAAGCTGGATACTAAGCCCCTGGTTGTAAACAATGTCAAGTACCATCACCTGTCCGAAAGCATCCTGCCCAACATCACCAGCAAGGGCCTGCAGAACACCTGTGATAGGCAGCTTTCAGGTACTAGGCACCAGGAAAGCTTCCAG GATGAGAGATCAcagagctccacagtggagagtCTGCCAGAGTCCATCAACAGGAAGAACAATCAGGAGCAGGAGAGGAATATTGAGGGACACAATCTGCCCATGTctcctgcag AGGTCCTGAAGGCGTTCAAAGATCGTCTGACGGAGCATGAGCAGGAGGAGGTCATGGACTACTCCGAGGTCTGGTACCTGGGCCTGGATGCCAAGAAGATGGAGGGTTCCCCCAGCCTGCCCCATAACTCTGGCTATGACGATGAGAGCGGAGGCTATCTGAAG GTCGCGCATGACCACATAGGCTTCCGGTTTGAGGTGCTGGAGGTGATCGGGAAAGGATCCTTCGGACAGGTCCTGAAGTGCCTGGATCACAAGACCAATGAACTTGTCGCCATCAAGGTCATTCGTAACAAGAAAAG GTTCCACCACCAGGCCATGGTGGAGTTGAAGATCCTGGATGCGTTGAGAAGGAAGGACagagacaacaaacacaacatcATTCACATGAAGGAGCACTTCTACTTCCGGAACCATCTCTGCATCTCCTTCGAGCTCCTGGG AGTGAACCTGTACGAACTCATCAAGAAGAACAACTTCCAGGGCTTCAGCCAGATCCTGGTGCGCCGCTTTGCCTACTCCCTCCTCAAGTGCCTGCAGATGCTGCACAAAGAGAAGATCATCCACTGTGACCTGAAACCA GAAAACATCCTTCTGTCACACAAAGGCCAAGGCAACATCAAGGTCATTGACTTTGGCTCCAGCTGCTACGAGCAGCAGAGAG TTTACACCTACATCCAGAGCCGCTTCTACCGTTCCCCAGAGGTGCTCCTGGGCCATCCCTACAGCATGGCCATCGACATGTGGAGCTTTGGCTGCATCCTGGCTGAGCTCTACACTGGCTTCCCCCTCTTTCCTGGGGAGAGTGAGGTGGAGCAGATTGCCTGCATCATGGAG GTGCTGGGAATGCCTCCAAATGATTTCTTGTCGACAGCAACCAGGAAAAAGCATTTTTTTG ATTCCAAGGGCAACCCCAGGAACATCACCAACagcagggggagaaagagacggCCCAACTCCAAGGATCTGGCCAGTGTCCTGAAGACCAACGATCCTGTCTTTCTGGACTTCATCAAACGCTGTCTCAC gtggGACCCTAAGAAGCGCATGACGCCCGACGAGGCCATGCAACATGAGTGGATCCAGGAGGCCCGCTCCAACAAGTTTCGGCCCAAGACCCGCACCGTGAGAAGGCCCAGCGAGAGCCTGAGCAACGTGGAGAACCACAAGATAGAGCAGCACATTCCCCACAACCCAGCCCTCATCAACAAGATAG TTGACAAGGCATTCTACAGCCCGTTCTCCAACGCCACAGACAGGCCCAAGAGAGAGAACTCTGTGAAGCTGGCGTCCGCCGAGCGCTTGCGTCCGATGGGGGCTTCGGCCGAGGGCCAGATGGGCGAGGGCAAGACCAAGAGCACCAGGGCTGttagcagcagcaagcaggaggTACCTAGGGAGAGATCAGTCCACATTGTCATCAGACCCCGGCTGGAGCACACTGTAGACGCAGACAGGGACAGTCTGGAGCCCCAGCAGGGCCTGTCCCCCATCACATGA